Below is a window of Anaerolineales bacterium DNA.
TCTTGTTCGAAACGGCATATGAGAGCTCGACGTAGCCGATGCTGTTGGCGGTGTTTTGAACGGCCGCCGCAACGCCCTGGTTGCCCTTGCCGCCCACGCCGTTGCCGGCTTTGTCAACCGGCCATTCGATCGACGAACCGGCGCCGACGTTCGCTTTCCAGTCGGAGCTGAAGGAGGAAAGCGCCTTGGTGAAGATTTCCGTCGTGCCGGATCCATCGGAGCGGTGGACGACCGTGATTGCGGCATTCGGTAGTTTGCCGGCCAAATCCGGATTGAGCGCGACGATCGCGGGATCACTCCAATTGTTAATGCTGCCGTCATAAATGCCGACCAAGACTTCCCGGCTGAAGATCAAGGGCGGATCTTCGCTGGTAATGCCTTCGATGTTGTAAATCGGCACCACCGCACCGGCGATCATCGGGTACATCTGCAGGTCGCCGCCAGCGGTATATTCCTCGTCTTTCAAGAGCGAGTCGGAACCAGCGAAATCAACGGTGCGGTCGACGATGGCCTTCTTGCCGCCGCCGGAACCGATGCCCTGGTAGTTGATCGCGACGGACGGATCAACATATTGGTAGGCGTAGGTCCATTCGGTGTAGACCGGAAGCGGGAAAGTCGCGCCGGCACCATTGATCTGGATCGATCCTAAAGCGGCCTGTGCTTCGGGAGTCGGCGTGATAACAACGACCTGCGGCGTCCCCTCCACGATGCGGGTCACTTCCACCATCGACTCACCTGATGCCTGAGAAGCGCAGGCGGAAAGCCCCAGCGAGAGCATGAGACCAACAAAGATAGCGTAACGTTTTAACGACATGTTTCTTATCTCCTCAAGTTTTTAGTCTGCACTTCATGTTATTGGGCACAACTTAAGTACAGGTCAAGGTTTGGTTAAGGTTTCTTAACAAAAGATCACCCGCCACGGTGCTCACGACAGGTGATCCGAAGGAGAGGAAAAGATGCCTTCCCCCAACGATCAGGCGCGGCTTGCCAAGTTAAAACGCTCCGGTTGCGTAGTTCGAGTGTTTCCGGATGACCGGTGAAGGTATCGGCCGATCGTGCGGCAGCGAGTGCATCGACCTTCGACACGCACGACGCAGCGAACGCAGTAGTACTCGATATGAAATGAAAACGAACCGCAGTAAGGGCAATAAACCGTATCCATAACGGGCAGATTCTGATTTGGCATCGAACTGCCGTATGAAATCGGCAAACTGACATTCTTGCCTGCACGTGCATTCGCTGAAGCACATCGCAGCTTCAATCGACGTTTACCATCCTGTTTGAGCGTTGTTCTTCCATTTTTTCTTGTTTAGCATACGCTCAGCGTATTTCATTCATCTTAAGCGCGTGTCAAGATTGGATTAACCATGTTTAACGTCCCCATGCACATTTTCGAGGCACGAAGGGAATTAACTCACATCCATCCAACCTGGCGAATTTGAACGAACACGAGGCGATCGGTTACGCTGGCTGTTCTTGTTGGCTTATTCCCGCGCGGCGCGGTAGGCGGCGAGCGCACGCTCCCGCGCCCAGGCGTGGTCCACGATCGGCCGTGGATATTCCCGCCCGATGCGGCAGCCCGAGTCCTTCTGCACGTCCCCAGGCAATTTCCAGGGCTCGTGGACGAAACGGTCAGGGACATTTTCGAGAACGGGCAGCCACTTCCGCACGTACTCGCCATGCGGATCGAATTTCTTGCCTTGTGCGACCGGATTGAAGATCCGGAAGTAGGGTGCCGCATCGGTGCCGGTGCCAGCCGTCCACTGCCAACCGCCGTTGTTCGCCGCCGGGTCGCCATCGAGTAGGTGCTGCATGAACCAGCGTTCCCCCCAGCGCCAGTCGATAAGCAAATCTTTGATCAGAAAGGAAGCCACGATCATGCGCGCCCGATTGTGCATCCAGCCGGTCTGGTCGAGTTGAATCATGGCCGCGTCGACGATGGGATAACCGGTTCGCCCGCGGTACCAGGCCTCGAAATCGCCGTCATCGTTGGACCAAGCAATTGCAGCCAGGTTATCCCGGAAATTCTCCCGACGAACACGAGGGAAATGCGCCAGAACGTCGATGTAGAATTCGCGCCAGATCAGCTGCCGCAGCCACGCCGCAGCGGACGCACGCCGATCTTCATCGTGGAAACTGTTGCGGGCATCCATCGCCAGCGAGGCGGCAAAACGTGGTGAAAGAACACCGAAGCGAAAATACGGGGAAAGCATCGAAGTGCCGTGCAAGTCGGGCCGATCGCGATTCGCCGCGTAGCGGGCAATCCCTTCTCGGACAAATACCTCCAATCGTTCACGTGCAGCCGCTTCGCCGACCGGGAAGATACTTTCGTGGCGATATACCGGCGTTTCAGGGATGGGCAGCGATTCGAGATTGCCCGGCGTGTGGACCAGTTTTGGAGCCGGAATCCGTGCATATGTCTCCACTGGAGCCAGCGCGCGCCAGGCGCGGCTGTAGGGCGTGAAGACGACGTACGGCTGGCCGTCTTTTTTCCGTACGCTCTGCAGCGGATGGATCGTCAGACCTTCTGTGAGATTCAGTGGAAGTGCTTTTTGAATCGCTGCGTCTCGTTGGCGGGCATACGGCGAGACGCCAGCCTGGGCGAAGATCGCTCCCGCACCGATCTCGGCCGACAGTCGAGTCAGCACCTCGAGCGGTTCTCCCGCGCGGAAAATCAACCGGCTGCCGATGCGCCGAAGTGAATGATCCAGGGATTTTAAACTTGCGAGCAGGAAAGCCTTGCGCACCGCTCCGCTGTACTGCGAGTCCCACAGACCGGGATCACGGATAAACAAAGGGACGACTTCGTCCGCTGAGTCCAGCGCAGCTCGAAGCGCAGGGTTGTCCGCCAGGCGCAGATCGCGCCGCAGCCACCAAACGGCCGTTGTCATCCCATACCTCCGGCCCCACCAGCATGCCCTCAACCACAATTTTACTATCCTCGAAAGGCAGGCGAGATGAAAATCGCAATCTACGCAGATCATCGCACCGCGGGAATACTTAAGTTTCCCCATTCACGCCTCCAAGAAAATAACGGTCGATGGAACCGTTGAATTCCGGAAATGGGCGTACTTTTTTGAAACGAAATGGGTTAAACCCTTTGAAAATAACACCGAGTCCAACTTGAAGGGAATATAATGAATCCCAGAATCCTTTGTATTCAAGCTTCAGATTGAGGCAGATTTGACCCGGACAGCGAAGGAGCAAACGACATCATGACCCAAATATTCGGACCGCAAGCCGGTGATTACGGCGTTGAAAACCACGGGATACAAAACCCGGGAACGGTGTATTGGAACTTGACTACGCCGATGTTGTACGAGCGCATCGTCCGCCGCCACGAAGGTGTGCTGGCGCATTTGGGACCCATCATCGTGCGCACCGGCGACCACACGGGTCGATCGCCGCACGACAAGTTCATCGTCGAAGAGCCCTCCAGTAAGGACGACATCTGGTGGGGAAACGTCAATCGCCCGATGGACGAAGACTGCTTCAATGACATTCACCGCCGCATGCTGGCTTACATCCAGAACCGGGACATCTTCATCTTCAATGGTTACGCTGGCGCTGACCCCGAATACCGCACCCCGGTGCGTATTATCACCAATTATGCCTGGCACAATCTCTTCGCCCGCAACATGTTCATTCGCGAGCTCGACCACGAAAAACTGCGCACGCACGTCCCCGAGTTCACCGTGATCGACATGCCCGGATTCCACGTCGACCCCAGCACCGACTGTACGGCCAGCCAGACCGCCATCCTCGTGCATCTCGGCAAGGGACTGATCCTCATCGCCCGCACCGAATACGGCGGGGAGATCAAGAAGAGCATCTTCTCCGCCATGAATTACAAGCTGCCCAAGCTGGGCGTACTGCCCATGCACTGCAGCGCGAATTACGGGAAGGATGCGGACGACGTCGCTCTTTTCTTCGGCCTCAGCGGCACGGGCAAAACCACATTGAGCAACGTCCCCGAACGGTCCCTCATCGGCGATGACGAACATGGTTGGAGCGAACACGGCGTCTTCAACTTCGAGGGCGGTTCGTATGCCAAGGTGATTCGATTGGATCCGGAAGGTGAACCACTCATTTACGAAACCACGAGGCGTTTTGGCACAATACTGGAAAATGTCGCGTACGACAGCCAGACGCGTCGGGTCGATCTCGACGATGACGCGCTCACAGAGAACACCCGTGCCAGTTACCCGATCACCCACATTCCTAACGCCGTCCGCGACGGCGTCGGCGGGCATCCGAAAAACGTCATCTTTCTCACGGCGGACGCCTTTGGCGTGCTCCCGCCCATAAGCAAACTCACGACCGAACAAGCCATGTACCACTTCTTGAGCGGCTACACCGCCAAAGTTGCCGGTACCGAACGCGGCGTCACCGAGCCGCAGCCAAATTTCAGCGCTTGTTTCGGGGCACCTTTCATGCCGCTGCATCCCAAGGTGTATGCCAACTTGCTGGGGGAAAAGGTCAAGAAACACAAGGTGCAGGTCTGGCTGGTCAACACCGGCTGGACGGGAGGGCCGTACGGCGAAGGTCGGCGTATGAAACTCTCCTACACCCGTAAAATGGTCGACGCCGCGCTCAACGGAGATCTGGACGACGTCGAACTGGAAACGGAATCCTACTTTGGACTGCGCGTTCCCAAACACGTCGAGGACATCCCGCAGGACATCCTGCACACGCGCAAGACCTGGAAAGACCCGAAGGCCTACGATCGTCAGGCCAATAAATTAATCGACATGTTCCACGAAAATTTCAAACCGTTCGAGGCACAAGTCGATAAGAAAGTCATCGCAGCCGGGCCGCGCAAATCCTGAAATCGGGCTGCGTAACGGGGCACGGCGGCGATTCTCATTTTGCTTTCGTCGATGCACCGATTTTAGCGACCGTCCGATTAGTTGAAATAATCGGGCTCGTTGCCGCCTTTCCACTTGATGTTACAGCCAATACTCGGTCTTTGATCGGGATTCACGGGCTCATCCGCCAAGACGGCATCCAGCGCGCTGCGCAGATCCTTGCCGCTGACCGGTACGTCGTTTCCCGGCCGGCTGCCATCCAGTTGACCACGATAAACCAATTCCCGGTCATCGTCGAAGACGAAGAAATCCGGCGTGCAAGCCGCTGTGTAGGCTTTGGCCACCTCCTGGCTATCGTCATAGAGGAAGGGGAATCTAAAACCCAATTCTTCGGCCATCTCCTTCAGACTGTGCGGCGCATCCTCGGGGTAGGTGCCGGCATCGTTGGCGCTGATCGCCACGATCCCAACGTCTTTAGCGGCGTAATCCCTCCCGATCCTGGCGATCTCTTGCTGCACGTGTTTGACGTACGGGCAGTGCCGGCAGATAAACATCACCAGCAAAGCCTTCTTCGAGGCGAAATCGTCCAACGAAACCGTTTCCCCACTGACCACATCCGGAAGGCTGAACGCCGGGGCTGCTGTGCCCAACGCCAACATCGTTGATGGGGTTTGAACCATGTTTCCCTCCTTGGCACATCGAAACCAATCGTCTTCATTTGAAGAGTTCAGAAACCAATACCCACTCTCTTTATATTCTATCAATTCAAAACATTGGGCATCTCCACGAATCTATCATCGGCAGGCTTTGGAATGTGGATATAATTGGGTATATCAGGTAAGAATTGGTTATTTCGTATTGTCTCAAAGATACACATATTGGAATTGGAGGCCAATAATGCAATCATCCGGACTGCATCACGTTACATCCGTCAGCGCCGACATCGCTGAAAACGTCCGTTTTTACACGGATGTCCTGGGTCTGCGCCTGGTCAAGAAATCCGTCAACCAGGACGATGTGTCCGCCTATCACCTATTCTACGCCGATAAGGTCGGCACCCCGGGCACGGACATGACGTTTTTCGATTGGCCCCACATCGGCCGGAACGTGCGCGGGACGGACGGTATCGTCGGCACCGCCTTTCGGGTAAACAGCCGCCAGGCGCTTCAGTTCTGGCAAAAGCGTTTCGAGGCATTGGATATCCAACATGCGGAAATCACTCCCTTTGCCGGTCGACAACTGCTGCCGTTCGAAGATCCGGAAGGCCTGCGTTTGTACCTGGTCAACGATGAAGGAGACGACTTCGAAGGCGAGATCTGGCAGCGTCCGGACATACCCGACGAGCATACCTTGCGAGGCTTTTTCGGCGTCATCCTTTCCGTAGCCGAGCTTCGGCGGGTATCGATGATTCTGACGGACATCCTGAATTTCGAGGAAATCGAGCGAACGCGCTGGATCGACCAAAAGTCGAACGCCGTGATCTTCACCACCCACCAGGACGGCGGTCCGGGATCCGAAGTCTGGCTGCTCGAGCAGCCGTTCCTGGGACGCGCCCGTCTGGGTGCAGGAGGAACGCATCACGTTGCTTTTCGCGTCGCGGACATCGAGACCCAGAAACAGTGGCGCCAACGCTTGTCAGCCCGAGGTTTGTCCGTTACGCCGCTGATCGACCGTTTTTGGTTCAGCTCGATTTACTTTCGAATATCCAACGGAATCCTGTTCGAAATCGCCACCGACGGACCGGGATTCGCCATCGACGAGAATCTGGAATCGCTGGGCGAGAAATTGGTTTTACCGCCCTTCCTAGAGCAACGCCGTCGAGAAATTGAAGCCGATCTGACGCCGATCGGAGCGTGAGGTTGCATGACGGACAACATGCACGCGGGACAGCCCATCCAACGGATGGGTACGGACCTGGGGGACGCGAAAGTCGTCGTCATCTTGTTGCACGGCCGCGGGGCGGATGCCTACAGCATGGTTCCGCTTACACGCCAGCTCGAGGTGCAGGGTGTCCACTTCATCCTCCCGCAGGCCGCTTCAAACCGCTGGTATCCTCAATCTGCATTTGGCCCCATCGAGGACAACGAACCCGATCTCTCCTTCGCCCTGGAGCGAATCGACACCCTGATGCAGCAAGTGGTAGACGCCGGATTCTCGAAACGGCAAATCGTGTTCGGCGGGTTCTCGCAAGGGGCGTGTCTGACCAGCGAATACGTCGCCCGCAACGCAGACAGATACGCAGGATTGTTCGTTTTCAGCGGCGCGCTGATTGGCCCTCCCGGCACACCGCACGATTACCCCGGAACGTTGCACGGCGTGTCTGTTTTCATCGGCGGGAGCGACGTCGATCCCTGGATTCCCTACACCGCACTCGAAGAGACGGCAGCCGCGTTCGAGCGTATGGACGCCAGAGTGGATTTTCGCGTGTACCCGGGCATGGCGCACACGATCAATCAAGAGGAAATCGATGCCGTGCGCTCCATGCTGAAAGATGCCGTCGAGGCGGCTGCAGCGTAATACGCCTGTCACCACACACTTCAACGAATCCCATCGAGAACGAAGTCAAGCCACGAACGAACTGCAGATGAAACACTGCTATAATCATGCGTTACCGAGCTGGTTCCAGCCGCACGGAGCGCGCAAGCATGAATGTCGAATCCACAGATGAAACGGATCTGACCCGCGGGTATGCCACCGCACTGCTCAGCGCGGCCATCCTGTCCACGACGGCGATCTTCATCCGCTATCTCACATTGAACTACGACATGCCCGCCCTGGTATTGGCGTTCTGGCGAGCCGTCTTTGTCGCGCTGACGCTGCTGCCCATCCTGGCCATTCGGCGGCGAGACCTGCTGCGCACCACCTCGAAGCATCGGGAATATCTCCTTCTCTTCGGCTTCATACTCTCGATTTTCAATTCGCTGTGGACCCTGTCGGTAGCCATGAACGGCGCAGCCATCTCTACGGTTTTAGCGTACAGTTCCGCCGCCTTCACCGCCCTGCTTGGCCACTGGCTGCTTCAAGAACGTTTGGGATGGGGTAAAATCCTGGCCGTAGTCCTTTGCATAACCGGCTGCGTCCTGGTGGCAGAAGCCTACGACGCCAACGCCTGGCAGAGCAACACGCTGGGGATTCTGACGGGGATACTATC
It encodes the following:
- a CDS encoding thioredoxin family protein, whose product is MVQTPSTMLALGTAAPAFSLPDVVSGETVSLDDFASKKALLVMFICRHCPYVKHVQQEIARIGRDYAAKDVGIVAISANDAGTYPEDAPHSLKEMAEELGFRFPFLYDDSQEVAKAYTAACTPDFFVFDDDRELVYRGQLDGSRPGNDVPVSGKDLRSALDAVLADEPVNPDQRPSIGCNIKWKGGNEPDYFN
- the pckA gene encoding phosphoenolpyruvate carboxykinase (ATP); this translates as MTQIFGPQAGDYGVENHGIQNPGTVYWNLTTPMLYERIVRRHEGVLAHLGPIIVRTGDHTGRSPHDKFIVEEPSSKDDIWWGNVNRPMDEDCFNDIHRRMLAYIQNRDIFIFNGYAGADPEYRTPVRIITNYAWHNLFARNMFIRELDHEKLRTHVPEFTVIDMPGFHVDPSTDCTASQTAILVHLGKGLILIARTEYGGEIKKSIFSAMNYKLPKLGVLPMHCSANYGKDADDVALFFGLSGTGKTTLSNVPERSLIGDDEHGWSEHGVFNFEGGSYAKVIRLDPEGEPLIYETTRRFGTILENVAYDSQTRRVDLDDDALTENTRASYPITHIPNAVRDGVGGHPKNVIFLTADAFGVLPPISKLTTEQAMYHFLSGYTAKVAGTERGVTEPQPNFSACFGAPFMPLHPKVYANLLGEKVKKHKVQVWLVNTGWTGGPYGEGRRMKLSYTRKMVDAALNGDLDDVELETESYFGLRVPKHVEDIPQDILHTRKTWKDPKAYDRQANKLIDMFHENFKPFEAQVDKKVIAAGPRKS
- a CDS encoding ring-cleaving dioxygenase, with the translated sequence MQSSGLHHVTSVSADIAENVRFYTDVLGLRLVKKSVNQDDVSAYHLFYADKVGTPGTDMTFFDWPHIGRNVRGTDGIVGTAFRVNSRQALQFWQKRFEALDIQHAEITPFAGRQLLPFEDPEGLRLYLVNDEGDDFEGEIWQRPDIPDEHTLRGFFGVILSVAELRRVSMILTDILNFEEIERTRWIDQKSNAVIFTTHQDGGPGSEVWLLEQPFLGRARLGAGGTHHVAFRVADIETQKQWRQRLSARGLSVTPLIDRFWFSSIYFRISNGILFEIATDGPGFAIDENLESLGEKLVLPPFLEQRRREIEADLTPIGA
- the pstS gene encoding phosphate ABC transporter substrate-binding protein PstS is translated as MSLKRYAIFVGLMLSLGLSACASQASGESMVEVTRIVEGTPQVVVITPTPEAQAALGSIQINGAGATFPLPVYTEWTYAYQYVDPSVAINYQGIGSGGGKKAIVDRTVDFAGSDSLLKDEEYTAGGDLQMYPMIAGAVVPIYNIEGITSEDPPLIFSREVLVGIYDGSINNWSDPAIVALNPDLAGKLPNAAITVVHRSDGSGTTEIFTKALSSFSSDWKANVGAGSSIEWPVDKAGNGVGGKGNQGVAAAVQNTANSIGYVELSYAVSNK
- a CDS encoding deoxyribodipyrimidine photo-lyase → MTTAVWWLRRDLRLADNPALRAALDSADEVVPLFIRDPGLWDSQYSGAVRKAFLLASLKSLDHSLRRIGSRLIFRAGEPLEVLTRLSAEIGAGAIFAQAGVSPYARQRDAAIQKALPLNLTEGLTIHPLQSVRKKDGQPYVVFTPYSRAWRALAPVETYARIPAPKLVHTPGNLESLPIPETPVYRHESIFPVGEAAARERLEVFVREGIARYAANRDRPDLHGTSMLSPYFRFGVLSPRFAASLAMDARNSFHDEDRRASAAAWLRQLIWREFYIDVLAHFPRVRRENFRDNLAAIAWSNDDGDFEAWYRGRTGYPIVDAAMIQLDQTGWMHNRARMIVASFLIKDLLIDWRWGERWFMQHLLDGDPAANNGGWQWTAGTGTDAAPYFRIFNPVAQGKKFDPHGEYVRKWLPVLENVPDRFVHEPWKLPGDVQKDSGCRIGREYPRPIVDHAWARERALAAYRAARE
- a CDS encoding DMT family transporter gives rise to the protein MNVESTDETDLTRGYATALLSAAILSTTAIFIRYLTLNYDMPALVLAFWRAVFVALTLLPILAIRRRDLLRTTSKHREYLLLFGFILSIFNSLWTLSVAMNGAAISTVLAYSSAAFTALLGHWLLQERLGWGKILAVVLCITGCVLVAEAYDANAWQSNTLGILTGILSGLAYAVYSLMGRSASQRGLNPWTTLCYTFSFAAVFLLAYNLIPGIEVPGTINRFKDFFWLQDSLAGWGALLLLAAGPTLSGYGLYNVSLSYLPSSTVNLILTLEPAFTATLAYILFGERLNQIQIAGSFLIISGVAILRLFENRFANRRLRVM
- a CDS encoding dienelactone hydrolase family protein; protein product: MTDNMHAGQPIQRMGTDLGDAKVVVILLHGRGADAYSMVPLTRQLEVQGVHFILPQAASNRWYPQSAFGPIEDNEPDLSFALERIDTLMQQVVDAGFSKRQIVFGGFSQGACLTSEYVARNADRYAGLFVFSGALIGPPGTPHDYPGTLHGVSVFIGGSDVDPWIPYTALEETAAAFERMDARVDFRVYPGMAHTINQEEIDAVRSMLKDAVEAAAA